taagtctgatcgtcccgattagacatatttgcgataccaaacacaaagcttttatgtcccccatctcgtcttctaggctggtgctgacatcgttagccgtccttctcttcttggagttaattccatccgttttccggatactcagtttctggtacatcccttgacataaagctgactcgagattccattcttgatcagaacgtaactccaatggaacaccgaatctcgttacccacttgttgatgaatgcctccgccactagttcagtctcttggttaggaattgtgtatacttgtggccatttattgaaatggtccttgactaccaaaacatgactatttcctaatttattggtggggaatggaccatcttcatacacgcctattttctcaactggcgcacgcgaattgttctgtttcatctgcccatgactcctggaccttgatcctttagctacaaagttctcagcatatttcgcaatcctttctatagctgattgacaaacagtccaataaaacctttgcttcaaatgctccacggatttcatgtctctcaagtgcgctcctcttggacatttgtactgcacgttaagaacatcaggaattccaacccttggaacaaccataagtactcggaagggttgcttattttcgcttttccatactcgatgcaagcagccatacagtaactttaaactgctccgttcttcccaatatgattttgtgactggccttgctgttgttatttctccaatcgttgtacattggttcaactataccttatgtaatgcaccttccaattctggatcttcttgcacagagtcatccCCCTGTGATGGTATATACGCTTCCttctcttccgactgtgaggacacccgCGCTGACATGCGCCCGctcagttcttccgactgcgaggacacttgtgctggtatacaagcttcttgctcttcatactgtgaagaccccggttcacacgcttcctccacttccaactgtgaggatacctgcgctggcAAAAATCCTCTAAGAAGGACTCCAACGCAGCACAAATAACCTCTACTGAATATTGAGTCACTTCCTTCTCTTgtttctttgttgtctcttcctctaattccgattgaaagacatattcctcagcATTAATGTTCTTTGCTTCCATGGCTCTTCTTAACCGCGACTGTAATTTGGACTTTACTCCCTTTGTTGCCAAGCCACGTTTTTGCAGCTCCTTTTTCAATTGTGGAATGTTCAGATCGTTatacttggccattttcaaacaattctctctttgggaatttatttgacaatcccacttctgacaccaattgtaacggatttctctataaatcgtctacctgtaactcactcttcagttcgattactggattgttaaataaaagtcccaatttaatggctacacacttatctttatttctaattccaacaacttaacacttattgctcgttattcgagcttacaacttcttgcttatcgcttgattgctcttatcacgacaacactctaactagaactgtgtttgctgcacaatccggcagcccttatatagtaaatctgtaacaaaacattgcttctagaacattctggcaactacgaattcgctaactagttgcttctggcagtttatcgttgattcgattttgttctatcatccgtgttcgtcacactatgttcgcaccgacacaaaatcgtgttttcatagacaaacgcggttttcacgcgaaaacttgtgttttcatccatacaaaatctgtcaaacgaaaacacagttttcgctgaaaaccccttgaaaacttacattccgctcattataatcggtgcctgctctagtttaatcgatattattggaagacatattttgccagccctaaatgtcagttgccaatttgtttacattccattaTTGGCCCAAGCGTActctacaagaaactgctgatgggttcaccaatactctcacatttgatatgtcagtattttaaattcagaactatccactgattggagaaagacgtacgcagacctattgagaggaggagatggcatcaagtgaaaatttatttttatattttcatattttattatgttttttgttgcattcctttttatatttaagtatattattataactaattttgattaaaagtttaaaatttattaaagaaataaaaattatattatctactgcacaaaagaatttttcacttctgatagcgtttcagtcataactgacaattttcagctatggcggatttatggtcagcaatgactcagaaaaaaataaaacaaacaaacaaaaagaaacaagcaTCAAGAAAAggatagaaactttgttttgcgcgctgacaaaattttttcagctacgactgtcatattacccatcagatgaccgtcactgttcttgtagggtacataacaaatgtaaacaaatagatgtgtgaactgtcaatgaaaactcatcgaaaacacacaatgtcggtcagaacgactttggttccacaattcacaaattatgttttcaagagaatttcaattcggtgcgaacatggtataacaatttatttggtaaaaaatttatttataaaatcgcaATGCCATGAGCGagcattttgaaagaaaaaataactattataaTTTACATCactaaattgataaattaagaaatatacGAGGGAAAAGGGTAAATTTGAAggttgttaatatacatatatttatttatatgtttaggTTTTGAAACTGTAATGTTTCATCTTGACTATCTTTCTCATCCGTTGCTCTAGTGCGATTATGATTAGCAAGAGTTAAATCAAGCTTGTGTGTTTGATTCAGATGTTTAATCAAACTAGCTGAACTAGACATTAGACCcattatattcttttttaaataaatccgcATAGCGTTCGGCgccattttaatatatattgaattttgatTGAAAAACTAACTTTtggttgaaaatatataaataataagtaccggaaataaattcatatatctTTGTATGACTTTCTATCACACGGTTGGTTATGATATTGTGACGAGCaaggatgatagaacaaaatcgactcgatgataaattgccagaagcaactaaaCAGCAAATTCGTAGTTACCAATATGTTCTAAAAGCGatattttgttaaagatcttCTATATATGGGCTGCCGGAttatgcagcaaacacagttctaattagagtattGCCGAGTGTTGAGTTGTAAACACGAACATCGGGCAATAAGTgtaaagttgttggaattagaaataaagataagtgtatagccattaaattgggacttttatttaacaatccagtgatagATATCAAtggtgagttacaaggtagacgatttttCGCGAAATtcgttaggttaggttaggttaggaggtcgatcccagaagggatcccacttggacagcttaagacgccagtccgttgtgatacctacgacTCCTATAGtccggatcaaaagacccttacaagtcgacaagacgtcttgtgctgactacaaacttgttaagacggccaatatccattacgGATAGGTATTCAGGACCGCCAaacgtgtgattgccgagatatttcaatcgcagcctagcgaatgccggacattggaggagaaagtgctgggatgattccacctcgccctcctgcatacaactttggcaactggcatcgggtagtacaccaagccgtaccgcatgagtgcccattggacagtgtccagtgagaactcctacaatagcggctagatgcactttgctcagggcgagaagttcccccgacctcctgcgatccactcttggccagaaggatctcgcggtcgcacaggacctagtcgtcgaccaacgtctgctgagtgcacgcgaggtccattgatccaaagttAGAGCGCAGgacgctaacggagatccaacccaagcccattccgatgtgagcgaggcaaaggtgccccccctggctagctcatcggctttgcagtttccagcgattccgctgtgaccaggcacccaaacgagcctgatgtggaaatagccagacgctacctctaaagaggacagacactccttgactagctttgattgcacggtacgcgcgctcaaagctagtattgctgccctactatcagagtgaatgctcacttctacaaacgaggctgcactacgtagcagtacttctaccgccgccTTAATAGCaaccacttccgcctgaaaaacacttcagtgatccggtagcctgaagctaagactgacggagagctccttacagaaaacccctcctccaaccttccctcctagcctcgatccatccgtgaaaaagctcaccgcgcctcttcgcCAACGACTTCTTCCCAcccacatgtccctcgttgggatatgagcggagaaggaaccgcctcgagtggctacagtgacgcagtgatctatattttccgggatgccgctgaaggaggaaagaatttcggagtgcccttgttcggacctcttcaaaagcccagcttccctgagccttagagcacacttcgcggcaatgcacctaccggcaatgtccacaggtgctatgtttaaaatagcattaagagctagtgtcggtgtggtccgcagtgcaccggagattccgatgagcgccgttctttggaccctttcaagctttttagccaatGTGGTCCtctcgagcgccctccaccagacgaacacaccatagaacattattaacttaactacggtttcgtagagccagaacaccaccttaggtgagagtccccaccttttcccaatagcccctttgcagcagtataaggcggcCGAAGCattcttaactctctcctctatatttggcctccaggaaagtttgctatcgaggatgagccctagatatttcactttctcaacaggctgaagaagtgaacccccgaaggaagggagaggcacatttggtatcttatacctcctggtaaataaaaccaattcggttttacttgggttgacggctaggccgcttctattcgcccacctagataccacgttcaggtacccttcggtgagctcgtaagcggtattcaggaactttcccttaaccataagaaccacatcgtcagcgtatgctgtcacccgacagccttgcgtctcgagttctataagtaggtcgttaaccaccattatccagagcagtggggagagtactcccccctgcggagttcccctattcacttttcGGGTGGCCTAGGCACCACCCCACTCCgctgcgacagttctgtcgcaaagaagactagaaataaggtgcttgaggttagattccacctcaaacttttcgagggctttaaccactgcctctggtcgcacattgttgaaggccctctcgatgtcgaggaaggtgcccacagcaaattccttgtgcttgagagctatctccagccatgacactacatcaagcaaagcagtgtcgactgacttgcctttgatatatgcatgctgcgcccgtaacagtttacacctcggtattctgctcccaatgtacagatccataagcctctccagtgttttcaacaaaaacgaggataggctgatgagTCTGAAGTCTTTCGCAcagacgtgagagcttttgccggcct
The sequence above is drawn from the Bactrocera oleae isolate idBacOlea1 chromosome 5, idBacOlea1, whole genome shotgun sequence genome and encodes:
- the LOC138857341 gene encoding pharyngeal muscle protein 2-like, encoding MAKYNDLNIPQLKKELQKRGLATKGVKSKLQSRLRRAMEAKNINAEEYVFQSELEEETTKKQEKEVTQYSLEVEEACEPGSSQYEEQEACIPAQVSSQSEELSGRMSARVSSQSEEKEAYIPSQGDDSVQEDPELEDKYKCGYGSNTNTNSKVGYQCAALWGNSSTTNHSGNRSCNRYP